The following is a genomic window from Streptomyces sp. BHT-5-2.
GGTAGTCGCCGCAGATCCAGTCGTTGCGGGCCAGGCAGTCGTCCGGTGGGGCGGTCACAGCAGCAGTCCACCGCGGGCGCCGCGGGGTGTCGCGCGGGGCGCACCCGATCGGGCTGTCGCCGCCCCCACGGCACACCCACCCCCGGCTATACACGCAGTGTGTACGCCATGTGTATAGTCCTTGGAGTCCGTTCGGCAGACGGTCGGCGCGCCAGTCATGAGCTGATCCGCGTCGGCTTCGCCATGCCCGGAATCCCGGCCGCGCACGCTCCCGGGCGGCACCCCGAGCGAAGGGGTCCGAGGAAGAACCGCCGAGAACGCCACAGCAGCCGGCCCCAGCGAACAGGAAAGCCCTTCAGATGCCGAAGCAGAAAACCGCGGCCCGCCGCTCGTCCACAGCCGGGCTGCTGACGGCCGTCTCCCTGGCCCTGGCGCTCAGCGGCTGCGCCTCGTACGACGTCACCGCCCCGGTCGACGCGCGGGCCGACGCCCCGGCCGACGTCAAGGCCGGCGCGGCGGGCAGCGGCGCCGTCGACTGCCGCAAGGCCAAGTGCGTGGCGCTGACCTTCGACGCGGGCCCGAGCGAGAACACCAACCGGCTGCTGGACATCCTCAAGGAGAACAAGGCCCACGCCACGTTCTTCATGCTCGGCAAGAACCACATCGCCGAGCGCCCCGCCGAGGTGAAGCGGATCGACGCCGAGGGCCACGAGCTGGCCAACCACACCTGGTCCCACCAGATCCTCACCGACATCAAGCCGGACGAGGTCAAGCGCGAGCTGTCCAGCGTCCAGGACGAGGTCCGCAGGATCACCGGCAAGACGCCCACCCTGATGCGACCGCCGCAGGGCCGGACCGACCGCGAGGTCTCCCGGATCAGCAAGGAACTCGGCCTGGCGCAGGTCCTGTGGAGCGTGACCGCCAAGGACTACCAGACCACCGACTCAGCCCTGATCACCAAGCGGGTACTCGACCAGACCGAGCGCGACGGCATCATCCTGCTGCACGACATCTACAAGGGCACCGTGCCGGCCGTCCCCGGCATCCTCAAGGAGCTCAAGAAGCGCGGCTACACGGTCGTCACCGTGTCCCAGCTGCTCTCCCCGGCGAAGCCGGAACCGGGGATGGTCTACCGGCCGTGAGCCGGGTCCGTCGGGCGCGGGTGAAGCCGGCCGGGGCAGGAGCGGCGTCCTCACCCGGGGAAGCGGCCGTACGAGGAAGGGGGCACCGGACCGATCCGGTGCCCCCTTCCTCGCGCTTCCGCCCTTATGGCGCCAGCCTCACCCCTGAGGGCGCTCGGCCTCCACTCGCTTGTGGGACCGCTCCTCGGCGGGCGCCTGCCCCTTGGAC
Proteins encoded in this region:
- a CDS encoding polysaccharide deacetylase family protein; its protein translation is MPKQKTAARRSSTAGLLTAVSLALALSGCASYDVTAPVDARADAPADVKAGAAGSGAVDCRKAKCVALTFDAGPSENTNRLLDILKENKAHATFFMLGKNHIAERPAEVKRIDAEGHELANHTWSHQILTDIKPDEVKRELSSVQDEVRRITGKTPTLMRPPQGRTDREVSRISKELGLAQVLWSVTAKDYQTTDSALITKRVLDQTERDGIILLHDIYKGTVPAVPGILKELKKRGYTVVTVSQLLSPAKPEPGMVYRP